The following coding sequences lie in one Zingiber officinale cultivar Zhangliang chromosome 2B, Zo_v1.1, whole genome shotgun sequence genomic window:
- the LOC122047297 gene encoding pentatricopeptide repeat-containing protein At5g18475-like, with protein MRPQYLKRKPATPTAAAASSSLQWISPLQYLKSPTSNPSPTTTPLPPPTPPPPPESSRRRSRYISHADAIRLINRQTDPQRALDLFNSAASQPGFAHNHTTYSALLLKLARHRRFAAIDALFHRMSFEPCRFHEPIFLRLIPLLCRASLPDKALHIFRSTIPLLVRCKPSLKALATCLDSLVESQRFELAQELLSDARSRFSIVPNTCVCNILVKHHCRRGDTTAAFRILDEMRTSESAKPNLITYSTLMGGLCREGKLKDAFELFEEMIDRDKIVPDPLTYNVLIDGFCRSGQVDRARKLFAFMRNNDCEPNMYNYATLMNGYCRGGRVEEAKELFVEMGNIGLEIDAVTYTTLIGCICREGRVDEGIELVKEMRKKGCKADVVTYNVVLRELCKVEKFQEAMGLLECLPYEGLRLNVASYRIVLNSLFAQGEIEKAVGLLGLMLGRGFMPHFVTSNKLLLQLCEIGRVADATIALYGLAEMGFMPEVATWAKFVECVCGERKFKKVIELLDSIITEQ; from the coding sequence ATGAGGCCTCAATACCTGAAAAGGAAACCCGCCACTCCGACCGCCGCCGCCGCTTCCTCTTCCCTACAGTGGATTTCTCCCCTCCAGTATCTCAAATCCCCTACTTCTAACCCTTCTCCTACCACCACTCCTCTTCCGCCCCCGACGCCCCCGCCGCCCCCCGAGTCCAGCAGGCGTCGCTCCCGATATATCTCCCACGCCGACGCTATCCGCCTCATCAAccgccagaccgatccacagcgcGCCCTCGACCTTTTCAACTCCGCCGCCTCCCAGCCTGGCTTCGCGCACAACCACACTACCTACTCTGCCCTCCTCCTCAAGCTCGCCCGCCACCGCCGCTTTGCTGCCATAGACGCCCTCTTCCACCGCATGTCCTTCGAGCCCTGCCGCTTCCACGAGCCCATCTTCCTACGCCTCATCCCCCTCCTCTGCCGCGCTTCCCTCCCCGACAAGGCCCTCCACATCTTCCGCTCCACCATCCCCTTACTCGTCCGCTGCAAACCCTCGCTCAAGGCACTCGCCACCTGCCTCGACAGTCTCGTTGAATCCCAACGCTTCGAACTTGCCCAGGAGCTTCTTTCCGACGCCAGGTCCCGTTTCTCCATCGTGCCCAACACCTGTGTCTGCAACATCCTCGTCAAGCACCATTGCCGGAGGGGGGACACCACTGCCGCCTTCCGTATCCTTGATGAGATGAGGACGTCAGAATCGGCAAAGCCCAATCTTATCACCTATTCCACGCTGATGGGCGGGCTGTGCAGAGAGGGCAAGTTGAAAGATGCCTTCGAGCTGTTTGAGGAAATGATTGACAGAGACAAAATCGTTCCTGATCCATTGACATATAATGTGCTCATTGATGGCTTCTGCAGAAGTGGGCAGGTCGATAGGGCGAGAAAACTCTTTGCGTTTATGAGGAACAATGATTGCGAACCGAATATGTACAATTACGCAACTCTAATGAATGGCTACTGCAGGGGAGGCAGAGTGGAGGAAGCAAAAGAGTTGTTTGTAGAAATGGGGAACATTGGATTGGAGATTGATGCTGTCACATACACAACTTTAATCGGTTGTATTTGCAGAGAGGGGAGAGTTGATGAAGGGATTGAATTGGTGAAAGAGATGAGAAAGAAAGGGTGCAAAGCTGATGTGGTTACTTACAACGTGGTGCTCAGAGAACTGTGCAAGGTGGAGAAGTTTCAGGAGGCAATGGGTTTGCTTGAGTGCTTACCGTATGAGGGTTTGAGGCTCAATGTTGCGAGCTATAGGATTGTTTTGAATAGCCTGTTCGCTCAAGGGGAGATAGAGAAAGCAGTTGGGCTTCTTGGTTTGATGCTAGGAAGGGGATTCATGCCACATTTTGTGACATCCAACAAATTATTACTTCAATTATGTGAGATTGGAAGAGTAGCTGATGCAACTATAGCATTATATGGATTGGCAGAAATGGGTTTTATGCCTGAGGTTGCTACATGGGCTAAATTTGTCGAATGTGTGTGCGGGGAGAGGAAATTTAAGAAGGTTATAGAATTGCTTGATAGCATAATTACAGAACAGTGA
- the LOC122047298 gene encoding zinc-finger homeodomain protein 1-like, which yields MDFDEHEETEEEMGLPVGSSYDAPSPNSPPRGGGEGGGGGGGGGGGERGNGSSGRKAGGGGGRYRECLKNHALGIGGHAVDGCGEFLAAGEEGTLDALRCAACNCHRNFHRRETGSGGGGAGGGGAVGYYHHQFSPFYRTAAPGYLHHQQPLAVQAPPQAMAAAPPQRHHLALLASTSRGDREAEHGMEDPYAAAMMGMGPSSAGSHGGGRKRFRTKFTQEQKDKMLAFAERVGWRIQKQDEAAVQQLCDEVSIKRHVLKVWMHNNKHTLVMTAQFSPTRPFAGFSWKQACMHVLISITGRAPSI from the exons ATGGATTTTGACGAGCATGAGGAGACGGAGGAGGAGATGGGGTTGCCGGTGGGCTCCAGCTACGACGCACCCAGCCCGAATTCGCCTCCTCGAGGGGGAGGAGAGggaggagggggagggggagggggaggaggAGGGGAGCGGGGGAACGGGAGTAGCGGCCGGAAGGCGGGAGGCGGCGGGGGGAGGTACAGGGAGTGTCTGAAGAACCACGCGTTGGGGATCGGCGGGCACGCGGTGGACGGGTGCGGCGAGTTTCTGGCGGCGGGGGAGGAGGGCACGCTGGACGCACTCCGCTGCGCCGCCTGCAACTGCCACCGTAACTTCCACCGCCGCGAAACAGGgagcggaggaggaggagcaggaggaggaggagcggtTGGATACTACCACCACCAGTTCTCGCCGTTCTACCGCACGGCGGCGCCGGGGTATCTCCACCACCAACAGCCGCTGGCAGTGCAGGCGCCTCCGCAGGCGATGGCGGCGGCGCCCCCGCAGAGGCACCACCTGGCGCTGCTGGCGTCGACGTCGCGCGGGGACCGGGAGGCGGAGCATGGGATGGAGGACCCGTACGCGGCGGCGATGATGGGAATGGGGCCGTCTTCAGCGGGAAGCCACGGCGGCGGCCGGAAGCGGTTCCGCACCAAGTTCACGCAGGAGCAGAAGGACAAGATGCTCGCTTTCGCGGAGCGCGTCGGGTGGCGCATCCAGAAGCAGGACGAGGCCGCCGTCCAGCAGCTCTGCGACGAGGTCTCCATCAAACGCCATGTCCTCAAGGTCTGGATGCACAACAACAAGCACACCCTCG TTATGACAGCACAGTTTAGTCCGACCCGCCCTTTTGCTGGATTCAGTTGGAAGCAAGCATGCATGCATGTGCTCATCTCTATCACTGGGCGAGCTCCATCTATTTAA